In Natranaerobius thermophilus JW/NM-WN-LF, the genomic stretch GATGTTAAGCAATCCAAAGAAATTGAGCTGCCAGTATCTTATGAAAAAGCTTATGATCTCTGCATAGAATCGCTAGATAAATTAAATAAAGCGGAAATAGAAAATAAAGACCATTCTCAAGGAGTTATTACCGCCAAGACAGGTAAAACGTGGGATACCTGGGGAGACACAGTGTCTTTTGTATTAACAGATAAAAGTGACAATGTTACAAATGTTTTAGTTTCTAGTGAACCTACACATTATCAGGTTGTTGATTACGGAAAAAATTTAGAGAATGTAAATACTATTATAGCTTATTTAAAAGAACGGGGCGTCTAAGTAATAAAATCATAGACTTGATATTATAGATGGCAGTTTTCTCATCATAGAGAACTGCTATTTTATTTGAAAAACTTGTACTTTGCTGCCTGCTTGTTTCACTGATTAAACGAGAAATTAGATATTTAATTTTGGAATTAAATTGGAAAGTGTACGATTTTTCTATTTTAAAATCTATCCAGGTGCACTATAATATAGTTAGTTTACATAAAATAGTGGATGCTTTGTGCATGAATTAAACTTGAATAAAGAATCATATCGTATTTTATAACTTACTTTTAATTGGTTATTAACTACTTAATAACGCCTTTCACTGTATCAATTCAGTTACTAACCAGTTACTAACCCCTTAATAACTTCGGGAGGTGGTCTATAATGATTGTTGCCGTCGATGCGGGGAACTATGAGACGAAAGTAGTTAACTCCCACGGCAAGTACAGCTTTTACAGTGACATTGGAGAATACCGTGAACGAAAATTAAACCAAAAACACGGATCCGACGACATGGAGTGGGAATATCAAGGAGAACGAGGGTTTGCAGGTAGCTTAGCTAAATTTGAAAGTGAATACGGCGGAAGTATGATGGGTGACAGCAAATATCATAGGGACGGATTACTTCGGGTGTTATTAGCTCTCCATCAGTACTGTGATGATAATAATTTCAAAATCGTAGTTGGACAACCCATCTCAAGCCATACGCAAGCAGAAAAACAAAGAATTAAGGAAATGCTCGAAGGTGATCACATACTGACTGTTAACGGTGTGAAGAAAACGATCAGGATACTTAACTGCCAGGTAGCAGCTGAGGGTGCTTCTGCTTTTTGGATTCATCCCCAGGGTGGTTGTGTAAGAATGCTAGATATTGGTTCAGGAACGATAAATGCTGCCACAATACTGGACAGGCGATATGTTGATAAGGACAGTTTTACAATTAATTTTGGTGCCAACAGCAATTTAACCAACGACGTAAAAGAAATGGCCAACGCTATCATAAGGAAAAGCCATAAGTGGAATAAGGATGATCGGGTTTGGCTTATTGGAGGTATTGCTGAAGAGATTGAACCCTACTTGACTGGTCATTTTAAGAATCTTAAAGTCTTAAAACCAAAC encodes the following:
- a CDS encoding ParM/StbA family protein; its protein translation is MIVAVDAGNYETKVVNSHGKYSFYSDIGEYRERKLNQKHGSDDMEWEYQGERGFAGSLAKFESEYGGSMMGDSKYHRDGLLRVLLALHQYCDDNNFKIVVGQPISSHTQAEKQRIKEMLEGDHILTVNGVKKTIRILNCQVAAEGASAFWIHPQGGCVRMLDIGSGTINAATILDRRYVDKDSFTINFGANSNLTNDVKEMANAIIRKSHKWNKDDRVWLIGGIAEEIEPYLTGHFKNLKVLKPNGLHSKWANVLGYYALASGLYE